The Halotia branconii CENA392 region TTAAAACAAATCTCCCGTCAAAATTGGTACATTCTGACAATAATAGCTATTTTATCAGGAGCGATCGCTCCTGGTTTAATTTTTCAGGCGCTGGCACTGACTAATGTCAACAACGTTATTTTAGTCGGTAGATTGGAACCGCCTTTGACTTTGGCTTTGTCGATTTGGTTACTAAAAGAACGAGTATATTTTTGGGAAATTGTCGGAGCGATCGCAGCATTCATTGGAGTTACTCTAACAATCTTTTTACAACCACTAGATCCAGCCATGATAAATATGGCAGGTTTGCATTTAGGCTTAGGAGAACTTTTGGCCGTAGCTGGATCGCTGGCTGTAGCAGTAGCCACACTTATTAGCAAAAAATATCTCTCTGTTATTCCTTTAGGAATCTACACTATTTTTCGTACTGCCTTGGGAACTGTGATCTTTTTCTTGCTAGCTTTAATACTTTATGGTCAGGATCATTTTATGGGTGTATTCTCACCTTTTTTATGGCAGTGGATGTTAGTGTATGGTGTCGTAATTGTAGTTTTAGGTCAATCGTTTTGGCTAAAGGGTTTAAGAGATTCCACTGTGTCTATGACTTCTTTAATTGGCTCTTTTACTCCAATTGTAGGTATTCTAGCAGCTTATTTGATACTGAATGAAGCTCCGACACAGGCTCAATACATAGGAGGTAGTTTAGTTTTTGTGGGCATATTTGTTAGCCAATTAGGTACTTGGCATCAGACTCGCCAAAGAGTTGCCCTAGAACAGGTAAGGTCTATGCAAGCACAACAAGAAGTAGAAACTGACGTGGGATTTAAAGGAATTTAAGGCGTTGCATAAATGCGGGATGATTTTTATCACGCAGAGGCGCAGTGAACCAGCGCTGCGGGAGGGTTAGCCCGACCCAGGCGACTGGTGAATCCGAAGGGAGGTGCAGAGAGAATAAAGAGTTTTAGATCTCAACACATAAATTTCATCCCTTGATTCAGCAACGCCGAATTTAAATATTTGGTTTTTGCAGACACATTCATCTTTAAGACTGAACTAAGTGAGGAAATCGTAATGTAGCCTGGGTCTTGAGACAGAGTGTCTACGCGCTAAGCGTAGCTATGCCGCAGGCTTTACGGGTCTACGACGTTCCTCAACCCAACCTACATTGACATTGTAGTTTTTTGTGAAAAAATCACCCGTTAAGGCAAAATTCACAACCTAGCTGGAGTGATTGATAATAAAGACAGGTGTTATATTTGCTTTGGTTATGTACTTAACTTGGTTAGACAGCAATAGTTGGCTACTTGAAATCGGTAATCAACGAATACTGATTGATCCTTGGCTGGTTGGTTCGTTAACTTTCAGTAACTTGGATTGGTTGTTTAAAGGCTCTAAATCTCAAGAACGCCCCATACCAGAAAATATTGATTTAATTCTGCTGTCTCAGGGTTTAGAAGACCATGCTCACCCACCAACGCTAAAGCAGCTTGACCATCAAATTCAGGTTGTGGCTTCTCCTAATGCTGCAAAAGTAGTACAAGAATTGGATTATACTTCTGTGACATCTTTGGCTCATGGGGAAAGTTTCACATTGAATAATCAAGTAGAGATTACAGCTTTTCCTGGCTCTCCCATTGGCCCTACTCTGGTAGAAAATGGTTATCTCCTCAAAGAGCTAGCAAGTGGTTTAACGCTTTATTACGAGCCTCACGGCTATCATTCTCCGCAAGTTAAACAAGTTGCACCAGTGGATGTAATTATTACACCAATTGTTGACTTGGCACTACCTTTACTGGGGCCGATTATTAAAGGAACAAACAGTGCATTGGAAGTGGCAAAATCTCTACAACCACAAGTAATGCTCCCCACAGCAGCCGGAGGAGATGTGACGTTTGAAGGTTTGCTGATGAAATTATTGCAAGCTGCCGGGAGTGCAGAAGAATTTCGGGCGCTACTAGAAAAGAACAATTTGAAAACGCAGGTAATTGATCCTACTCCAGGCGATCGCTTTGAATTATGCTTAGAAGAGCATAAAACTCTACCTATAAGTGGGTAAAGTTTTGTCAGTGGTCAGTGGTCAATAGTAACGATGTTTTTAAGACCACCCATAAGAATATGGAGTATTAAACCAGATAAAAAACAACTAACAACTAACAACTGACAACTGACAACTAATAACTAACCCGCGTAGTATAAATCAAAAACTAAACGCATGTTATCTTTTCCCGTTCCTGCTTTTTTTAGCTCCTACTGGAATAATAGCTTTCACCTCAAGCATCATTTACAAACATTTTTGAATTTAGATCCAGACCTTTTGCAAGCTAATATTCTGGCAGGCCAACAAAAGATGTCTGATTTAGGTCAAAATAATTTTCAGTGGGAAACAGTAACTGAATTTTATAACAACCAAGTAGGTAATAATTATTTATTTGATTTAGCATCCTTTCATTTGGGAAGCCAAGACTATATTCAAGATACCTTATGCTTAATTGCAGACCAAGCTGATGGCAAAGTACTAGATTTTGGTGGAGGTCTTGGTACTCATGCGATCGCAGCTGCTTTTTGCCCTAAAGTAACACAAGTAATCTACTGTGATATTAATCCTATTCATTGTGAATTTGTCAAATATCGGGCAAAAAAACTAGGTTTGGAGGATAAAATTATTTGTTCTTTGCAATTCCCGACTACGGAAAATTTTGACACCATTTTATGTTTTGATGTTTTAGAACACTTGCCAGATCCAATTCAACAATTGTTAGATTTTTATCATGTTCTATCATCGAACGGCAAGTTAATCGTCAATTGGTACTTTTCACAAGGACTAAACAATGAGTTTCCTTTTCATATAGAAGATCCACAAGTAGTAGAAAAGTTTTTTCGGACAATTCAACGGTATTATTTAGAAGTTTTTCACCCTTATTTAATTACAGCTCGTTGTTATAGGAAGTTGCTGGAGCCTACTGTTTAGTATGGGGCATGGGGCAGATACTGTTGGTCAATTAATTGAGGGATATAACCCCCACCATAAAATCCTTCGCTTTGCGTTGTTCTCCCGCCCTGCAATTAATTGCGGGCTAATAGCCCAAGTGCGTTGAAACGCACTGAGAAATATTGGAAATATTCAATTGATGGGTCAAACCCCCACCTGATTCGCCAACAGCATCCGGGGCATGGGGAAGAATTATATTAAGTTTTGGTTTTTTGTTTTGACTCGCTGATATAATTCTTCCATTGTTTCAATAAACGAATTATTCTTTGGCCAGAAAGCGGGAAAATCTCCTTGCTTTTTAATTAGAATTGCTGATACACCGCTAGGGGTGGGAACTTCAATGGTTTGTGGTAATCGCTTGGTTCCTAACCAAAATTCCCTTGCAGTTGGCTTTTCGTCAATAGATTGTTTGGCTAATTGGGTGTAAAAAGATATGGAAGTTTCTAAAGAGATTTCTTTAGCATTTAGTTCTTCTGCAAGTGCTTTACCTAATGGGGAATCAGCAAGTTTTGTTTGCAGTTCTGCTTGAGATAATCCTCGAAGTTCAAATAATAAAAATGGGTTATTGTCTAGTTGAGAAGCTACGAGATAATAAACTCCGGCGATATGTTTGCAAGGATTGGCATAATCGGGACAGGAACATTTAGTAGTGAAGTCTTTGCTACTGTGGGGTAATAAATGTAGTCCTAATCGAGAAAAAGTATCTTCAATGTTTTCTGGTACTTCATTCAGCAGTAATCGAGATACAGTGCTAGCTTTAGAAGAAAGCTTTTTAATAGCTTCATTCCAGCTTGTTTTGGCGATAGGTTTAATTTCAATAGCTATCTTGTAAATTGGTACTGTATAAACACCAAAATATGGATTAATTGAACCTTGGACTTGAGCAGTAATTTTATTTTGGTCAATATCAAAATTCAAAACTTTACCACCACTAGCATAAGAACGCCCTCGTTTGAGTCGATTATCATCTGTAAAGTTTTCTAATGCTTTAATAAAGCGATCGCCCCACCAAGTTCGACTAAATTTAGTCATAAAATTTACTCCAAAATTGCACTTTTATTTAATGCGATTAATTGCTTAAAGGCTTCATTATTTAATTCTGTTAGCCATGATTCATCACTACCAACTATAGCAGAAGAGAGTTTTTTCTTATCTTCAATCATTTGGTCAATTCTTTCTTCTAAAGTACCAATGGAAACAAATTTATGCACAAAAACATTCTTTTTTTGACCAATCCGAAAAGCGCGATCTGTTGCTTGGTCTTCAACGGCTGGATTCCACCAACGGTCAAAATGAAAGACGTGATTAGCTTTAGTTAAGGTAATACCAACACCACCTGCTTTTAGTGAAAGAATAAATACAGATGGTTCTGTATCTGGTTCTTGAAATTCATTAATCATCTGTTCGCGGCGTTTGCGAGTAGTGCCACCATGTAAGTAATAAGTATTGCAATGCAGCCGATGTTTAATATGTTTTTCGATGTTTTCGCAAACTTCAGTAAATTGACTAAATATTAGTAAACTTTCTCCTTCTGCAACTGCTTCATCTACCATTTCCGCTAATCGGCTAAGTTTATGCGATCGCTCGGTAGAAAATTCACTGTTATCTTGTAAAAATTGGGCTGGATGATTACAAATTTGTTTCAATTTCATCAATGTTGCAAGTATTAGTCCTTTACGTTTAATACCTTCTGTCTGTTGTAATTTTTCTTCTACATCTTTGACTACTACTTCGTAAAGTGATGCTTGTTCTTTTGTCAAGTTGGTGTAGAGTTTTTGTTCAACTTTATCAGGTAAATCGTTAATAATCGATTGGTCGGTTTTGACGCGTCGCAAAATTAGAGGTTCAACTAACTTTTTCAAGGTAGTCGATTTTACCCGGTCGTTATCTTTTTGAATAGGAACTTCAAAGGACTTACGAAATTGAGCTTCTTTACCCAGATAACCGGGATTGAGAAAGTTAAAAATTGACCACAAATCTAGTAAGCGGTTTTCTACAGGTGTTCCTGTTAACGCTAACCGATGTTTTGCCGAGAGTTTCAGAATAGCTTTGGTTTGCGCGGCTTTGGGATTTTTGATGTTTTGTGCTTCATCTAAAACCAGGCGTTGCCATTCGACGCTATTTAATAATTTCTCATCCTTACGAGCTAAGGTAAAGGAAGTAATGATCACATCGTGCTGCTGACAAGCAACTTTAAACTCTTTCGAGTCTTGCAGGCGATCGCTACCATGATGCACCATAGTTTTTAAATGAGGTGCAAACTTGGCAATTTCTTTTTGCCAATTCCCCACAACAGAAGTAGGTGCAATTAACAGCGTTGGTAAAAGAGTTTCGTGTAAATCCTTCTCTTGTACTAATCTCGCAATCACCTGTACCGACTTACCCAAACCCATATCGTCTGCTAAACAGCCATTTAAACCCAAACGTTCCAAATATTCCAGCCAAGAAACGCCCCGCTTTTGGTATTCTCTCAAGTTTCCTTGCAGATTTAATTGGTCAGAAATTGGTTCTAATCGGCTTTTATCTTGTAG contains the following coding sequences:
- a CDS encoding class I SAM-dependent methyltransferase, translating into MLSFPVPAFFSSYWNNSFHLKHHLQTFLNLDPDLLQANILAGQQKMSDLGQNNFQWETVTEFYNNQVGNNYLFDLASFHLGSQDYIQDTLCLIADQADGKVLDFGGGLGTHAIAAAFCPKVTQVIYCDINPIHCEFVKYRAKKLGLEDKIICSLQFPTTENFDTILCFDVLEHLPDPIQQLLDFYHVLSSNGKLIVNWYFSQGLNNEFPFHIEDPQVVEKFFRTIQRYYLEVFHPYLITARCYRKLLEPTV
- a CDS encoding DMT family transporter, which produces MTSLRKWHRLTSKIPGQIYLWLAIVIFGASSAVTRKLTEIGAKHFMDGQNPISLCNVLFVGNLCALIVLVIIYRRQCNKTVLKQISRQNWYILTIIAILSGAIAPGLIFQALALTNVNNVILVGRLEPPLTLALSIWLLKERVYFWEIVGAIAAFIGVTLTIFLQPLDPAMINMAGLHLGLGELLAVAGSLAVAVATLISKKYLSVIPLGIYTIFRTALGTVIFFLLALILYGQDHFMGVFSPFLWQWMLVYGVVIVVLGQSFWLKGLRDSTVSMTSLIGSFTPIVGILAAYLILNEAPTQAQYIGGSLVFVGIFVSQLGTWHQTRQRVALEQVRSMQAQQEVETDVGFKGI
- a CDS encoding SWIM zinc finger family protein; the protein is MTKFSRTWWGDRFIKALENFTDDNRLKRGRSYASGGKVLNFDIDQNKITAQVQGSINPYFGVYTVPIYKIAIEIKPIAKTSWNEAIKKLSSKASTVSRLLLNEVPENIEDTFSRLGLHLLPHSSKDFTTKCSCPDYANPCKHIAGVYYLVASQLDNNPFLLFELRGLSQAELQTKLADSPLGKALAEELNAKEISLETSISFYTQLAKQSIDEKPTAREFWLGTKRLPQTIEVPTPSGVSAILIKKQGDFPAFWPKNNSFIETMEELYQRVKTKNQNLI
- a CDS encoding MBL fold metallo-hydrolase, with the protein product MYLTWLDSNSWLLEIGNQRILIDPWLVGSLTFSNLDWLFKGSKSQERPIPENIDLILLSQGLEDHAHPPTLKQLDHQIQVVASPNAAKVVQELDYTSVTSLAHGESFTLNNQVEITAFPGSPIGPTLVENGYLLKELASGLTLYYEPHGYHSPQVKQVAPVDVIITPIVDLALPLLGPIIKGTNSALEVAKSLQPQVMLPTAAGGDVTFEGLLMKLLQAAGSAEEFRALLEKNNLKTQVIDPTPGDRFELCLEEHKTLPISG